In Helianthus annuus cultivar XRQ/B chromosome 3, HanXRQr2.0-SUNRISE, whole genome shotgun sequence, a single window of DNA contains:
- the LOC110931790 gene encoding glutamic acid-rich protein-like: MDNETLRILNVYRGQPTEPPSRKEFAAITKSDYQATADDKWRHDNSNSVFEMKKMSLYEPMRSKWWVRLDDKKKKKTPTPRTPEAPTPKPAKRTPKKKKTPTTPQLVDKPPNDEAQHVDDNVAGGDNEIFSDEIENIIAAQDATKAAKNAEKVSGEAGGEKTGGEKVETVKEAFEEGVVHTDSSETESDIDLTEIAPTTGHKGKRDRKAGPSRKRKNSDDEDATYVPSPAEVEKIKKGRGKMKRKAQLTGENLRKLKIRKTTTKAVKDTIGESVQIPAERVESVAVEQSKNVKEPGSTTKKASTPKQQGSNQSFPDVPYNLDAGPTHLEDIGDIPFFNDEIVDALAKRVAELEKAKVETDAKLKVSDEKLKVTEEKLKNVEAKNIVLKNEVLEMNEKIEDLQVGNNTLNEMIDELLTTNVDLNDSNATLSAENELIQKALEDLKIGIRIAEAQRMKREQRDAQEVADAAKDEGKGIVVEEVLESSGQKEQQTSNAGDNVDMSIVLTQQFTLDDEEGDEKDDEEGDDDEDEDTEELFKDIDDYHGSDDGDDDDQGRDSGALIVRQAGAHQVNDFLDDTQNSEHEEVHPQGESSSGTKRVDPVDLFSSTPKVIYLSHDVEEGELVENWTRETMKESLGLNDEDNFTFDFEKDMEDDAPDSEYMFKMVDEADKFNEVVVEDDLESDQDVPFHYANKDSKDFPTFIELFQTHNED, from the exons ATGGATAATGAAACCTTGAGGATATTGAATGTTTACAGAGGTCAACCAACAGAGCCTCCATCGAGAAAGGAGTTTGCTGCAATTACAAAGTCTGATTATCAAGCTACAGCCGATGATAAATGGAGACATGATAACAGTAATTCGGTATTTGAAATGAAAAAGATGAGCTTGTATGAGCCTATGAGATCAAAGTGGTGGGTCAGACTTGAtgataaaaaaaagaagaagaccCCTACACCGAGAACTCCAGAAGCACCAACACCAAAACCAGCAAAAAGAACTCCAAAGAAGAAGAAAACTCCAACGACACCACAATTAGTTGATAAGCCTCCAAATGATGAAGCTCAACATGTTGATGATAATGTTGCAGGTGGTGATAATGAGATTTTCTCCGATGAAATAGAAAATATTATTGCTGCTCAGGATGCTACTAAAGCGGCTAAAAATGCTGAAAAGGTGAGTGGTGAAGCTGGTGGTGAAAAGACAGGTGGAGAGAAAGTTGAAACTGTTAAAGAAGCATTTGAAGAAGGTGTGGTTCACACTGATTCAAGTGAGACAGAAAGTGATATTGATCTTACGGAGATTGCACCTACTACAGGTCATAAAGGCAAAAGAGATAGAAAGGCAGGTCCGTCTCGAAAGAGAAAGAATAGTGACGATGAAGATGCTACATATGTTCCTTCGCCtgctgaagttgaaaagataaAGAAGGGTAGAGGAAAAATGAAGCGTAAGGCTCAACTAACTGGTGAAAATCTGAGGAAGCTCAAGATTCGAAAGACTACAACGAAAGCTGTTAAAGATACAATTGGTGAATCTGTGCAAATTCCTGCTGAAAGAGTTGAAAGTGTTGCAGTAGAG CAATCAAAGAACGTTAAAGAACCAGGCTCAACAACGAAGAAAGCTTCAACTCCAAAGCAACAAGGTTCTAATCAAAGTTTTCCTGATGTTCCATATAACCTTGATGCTGGTCCGACACATTTAGAAGATATTGGAGATATCCCGTTCTTCAATGATGAAATAGTTGATGCACTGGCGAAAAGAGTTGCAGAGTTGGAGAAAGCTAAAGTAGAAACTGATGCAAAGCTGAAAGTGTCTGATGAAAAACTTAAAGTAActgaagaaaagttgaagaatgTTGAGGCTAAAAACATTGTTCTGAAGAATGAAGTTCTGGAAATGAATGAAAAGATAGAAGATCTTCAGGTCGGCAACAACACACTAAATGAAATGATTGATGAATTATTGACTACTAACGTAGATTTAAATGATTCTAATGCGACTTTAAGTGCAGAAAATGAGTTAATACAGAAAGCGTTAGAAGATCTGAAG ATTGGTATCCGAATAGCTGAGGCTCAGAGGATGAAAAGAGAGCAAAGAGATGCACAAGAAGTTGCTGATGCTGCAAAAGACGAAGGCAAAGGCATAGTAGTTGAAGAAGTTCTAGAATCATCAGGCCAAAAAGAGCAACAAACAAGTAATGCTGGTGATAACGTTGATATGTCTATTGTTCTCACTCAACAATTCACACTT GACGACGAAGAAGGTGATGAAAAGGACGACGaagaaggtgatgatgatgaggatgaggatACAGAAGAGTTGTTCAAAGATATAGATGATTATCATGGaagtgatgatggtgatgatgatgatcaagggAGAGACAGTGGGGCATTGATTGTTAGACAAGCCGGTGCTCATCAAGTGAATGATTTTCTGGATGATACGCAAAATTCAGAACATGAGGAAGTACATCCTCAGGGGGAGTCTTCCTCTGGTACTAAACGCGTTGATCCAGTCGATCTATTCTCGTCTACTCCTAAGGTGATTTATCTGAGCCATGATGTCGAAGAAGGGGAGTTAGTAGAGAACTGGACGAGAGAGACCATGAAGGAGTCATTAGGTTTGAATGATGAGGACAATTTCACTTTCGATTTTGAGAAAGATATGGAAGATGATGCTCCTGATAGTGAATACATGTTTAAGATGGTTGATGAAGCGGATAAATTCAATGAGGTAGTCGTGGAAGATGACTTAGAATCTGATCAAGATGTTCCGTTTCACTACGCCAACAAAGATTCTAAAGATTTCCCTACCTTCATCGAGTTATTCCAAACACATAATGAAGATTAA